From Glycine max cultivar Williams 82 chromosome 11, Glycine_max_v4.0, whole genome shotgun sequence, the proteins below share one genomic window:
- the LOC100787405 gene encoding sugar transport protein 13, with translation MAVGGFTNAAGGADFEAKITPIVIISCIMAATGGLMFGYDVGVSGGVTSMPPFLKKFFPTVYRKTVEEKGLDSNYCKYDNQGLQLFTSSLYLAGLTSTFFASYTTRRLGRRLTMLIAGFFFIGGVVLNAAAQDLAMLIVGRILLGCGVGFANQAVPVFLSEIAPSRIRGALNILFQLNVTIGILFANLVNYGTNKIKGGWGWRLSLGLAGIPAVLLTLGALFVVDTPNSLIERGRLEEGKTVLKKIRGTDNIELEFQELVEASRVAKEVKHPFRNLLKRRNRPQLVISIALQIFQQFTGINAIMFYAPVLFNTLGFKNDASLYSAVITGAVNVLSTVVSIYSVDKLGRRMLLLEAGVQMFLSQVVIAIILGIKVTDHSDDLSKGIAILVVVMVCTFVSSFAWSWGPLGWLIPSETFPLETRSAGQSVTVCVNLLFTFVIAQAFLSMLCHFKFGIFLFFSGWVLVMSVFVLFLLPETKNVPIEEMTERVWKQHWFWKRFIDDAADEKVANVSNGNGFDPTSRL, from the exons GTGGTGTGACGTCTATGCCCCCgttcttgaagaagttttttcCGACGGTATACAGAAAGACAGTGGAAGAGAAAGGACTGGATAGTAATTACTGCAAATACGACAACCAAGGATTACAGCTTTTCACGTCGTCTCTGTATCTGGCTGGTTTGACTTCAACGTTCTTCGCTTCGTACACGACTCGTAGGTTGGGAAGAAGGCTGACCATGTTGATTGCTGGGTTCTTCTTCATCGGTGGAGTTGTCCTAAATGCTGCTGCTCAAGACCTCGCCATGCTCATCGTTGGAAGAATCTTGCTTGGTTGTGGTGTTGGCTTTGCTAATCAG GCCGTGCCAGTGTTCCTCTCTGAGATCGCACCTTCAAGAATACGAGGAGCATTGAATATATTGTTCCAGCTTAATGTCACCATTGGCATTCTATTTGCTAACCTTGTCAACTACggcaccaacaa AATCAAAGGTGGGTGGGGTTGGAGGCTATCTCTTGGGTTGGCTGGTATCCCAGCAGTTCTTCTGACATTGGGAGCCTTGTTCGTGGTGGACACCCCCAACAGTCTGATCGAACGTGGGCGCTTGGAAGAAGGAAAAACTGTTCTTAAAAAGATTCGCGGCACTGACAACATCGAACTTGAATTCCAGGAATTGGTTGAGGCCAGTCGTGTGGCTAAAGAGGTGAAGCATCCATTCAGGAATCTTCTCAAGCGCAGGAACCGACCCCAACTCGTCATTTCCATTGCCCTTCAGATATTCCAGCAATTCACAGGCATCAACGCAATCATGTTCTATGCCCCGGTTCTCTTCAACACCTTAGGATTCAAGAACGATGCATCCCTCTATTCTGCTGTCATAACTGGTGCTGTGAATGTTCTCTCCACCGTTGTATCCATCTACTCGGTGGACAAACTGGGACGTCGCATGCTCCTGCTGGAGGCTGGTGTGCAGATGTTCTTGTCTCAAGTGGTGATTGCAATCATTCTGGGAATAAAGGTGACGGACCATTCTGATGACCTTTCCAAAGGCATTGCAATTCTGGTGGTTGTGATGGTGTGCACTTTCGTGTCTTCCTTTGCATGGTCTTGGGGTCCCCTTGGGTGGCTTATCCCGAGTGAGACTTTCCCATTGGAGACTCGTTCCGCTGGTCAGAGTGTCACCGTTTGTGTCAACTTGCTCTTCACCTTCGTCATTGCACAGGCATTCCTTTCTATGCTCTGCCACTTCAAGTTTGGCatcttcttgttcttctctgGCTGGGTCCTCGTCATGTCTGTCTTCGTGCTTTTCCTGTTGCCAGAAACAAAGAATGTCCCCATTGAAGAGATGACCGAGAGAGTGTGGAAGCAGCATTGGTTCTGGAAGAGGTTTATCGATGATGCCGCAGATGAGAAAGTAGCCAATGTCTCTAATGGTAATGGATTTGATCCAACCTCCAGGTTGTAA